A genomic stretch from Alloyangia pacifica includes:
- the carA gene encoding glutamine-hydrolyzing carbamoyl-phosphate synthase small subunit: MSLATPQKPTACLALADGTLFYGQGFGATGEAQAELCFNTSMSGYQEIMTDPSYAGQIVTFTFPHIGNTGVNPEDDETGDPVAAGMVVKWMPTQSSNWRAVQELSDWLAARGRIAIGGIDTRRLTRAIRQQGAPHVAIAHNPEGVFDVEALVASARAFPGLTGLDLAKDVTCAQSYRWDEMRWAWPDGYKAQTNPRKKVVAIDYGAKRNILRCLASAGCEVTVLPATATKDEVLAHNPDGVFLSNGPGDPAATGKYAVPMIKGILDETELPIFGICLGHQMLALALGAKTIKMNHGHHGANHPVKELETGKVEITSMNHGFAVDGQTLPAGVVESHVSLFDGSNCGIRMTDRPVFSVQHHPEASPGPQDSFYLFERFVNNM, from the coding sequence ATGTCGCTCGCCACCCCCCAAAAGCCCACCGCATGCCTCGCGCTCGCCGATGGGACGCTGTTTTACGGACAGGGGTTCGGTGCCACGGGGGAGGCGCAGGCCGAGCTCTGCTTCAACACCTCGATGTCCGGCTACCAGGAAATCATGACCGATCCGTCCTACGCCGGGCAGATCGTCACCTTCACCTTCCCGCACATCGGCAACACCGGGGTAAACCCCGAGGACGACGAGACCGGCGATCCGGTCGCGGCGGGCATGGTGGTGAAATGGATGCCGACCCAGTCCTCGAACTGGCGTGCGGTGCAGGAGCTCTCCGACTGGCTGGCGGCGCGCGGGCGCATCGCCATCGGCGGCATCGACACCCGCCGGCTGACCCGGGCGATCCGCCAGCAGGGCGCGCCGCACGTCGCCATCGCGCACAACCCCGAGGGCGTCTTCGACGTCGAGGCGCTGGTCGCCTCCGCCCGCGCCTTCCCCGGCCTCACCGGGCTCGACCTCGCCAAGGACGTGACCTGCGCCCAGAGCTACCGCTGGGACGAGATGCGGTGGGCTTGGCCGGACGGCTACAAGGCTCAGACCAACCCGCGCAAGAAGGTGGTCGCCATCGACTACGGCGCCAAGCGCAACATCCTGCGCTGCCTGGCCTCGGCCGGCTGCGAGGTGACGGTGCTGCCCGCCACCGCGACAAAAGACGAGGTTCTGGCGCATAACCCCGACGGCGTCTTCCTGTCGAACGGCCCGGGCGATCCTGCCGCCACCGGCAAATACGCCGTGCCGATGATCAAGGGTATCCTCGACGAGACCGAGCTGCCGATCTTCGGCATCTGCCTTGGCCACCAGATGCTGGCGCTGGCGCTCGGCGCCAAGACCATCAAGATGAACCACGGCCACCACGGTGCGAACCACCCGGTCAAGGAACTCGAGACCGGCAAGGTCGAGATCACCTCGATGAACCACGGCTTCGCCGTCGACGGCCAGACCCTGCCCGCCGGTGTGGTCGAGAGCCACGTGAGTCTCTTCGACGGCTCGAACTGCGGGATTCGCATGACGGACCGGCCTGTGTTCTCGGTTCAGCACCACCCCGAGGCCAGCCCCGGCCCGCAGGACAGCTTCTACCTGTTCGAACGCTTCGTGAACAACATGTGA
- a CDS encoding N-acetylmuramoyl-L-alanine amidase: MGSRALPRGARLLIRALDPIWFPSDNFGPRRYGARPDLVVLHYTAMKTAEAARDWLCSPEAGVSAHYVLGYDGTCWQLVTEEMRAWHAGLGAWGSVEEVNSRSIGIEIANTGAEPFPEAQMAALEVLLSGILARWSIPPERVIGHACMAPGRKIDPGPLFDWSRLVTKGLAVRAAPTEPGDFLKDAWRFGYRVTPEQLPALLTSFRDRFRPGANGPLDDTDRALMAGLATRWPAA, from the coding sequence CTGGGATCCCGCGCCCTTCCGCGCGGTGCGCGGCTACTGATCCGGGCCTTGGACCCGATCTGGTTCCCGTCTGACAATTTCGGGCCGCGACGCTACGGCGCGCGGCCCGATCTCGTTGTGCTGCACTATACCGCGATGAAGACCGCGGAGGCGGCGCGCGATTGGCTGTGTTCCCCCGAGGCCGGCGTCTCGGCCCATTACGTGCTTGGCTACGACGGCACCTGCTGGCAGCTGGTGACCGAGGAAATGCGCGCCTGGCACGCCGGGCTCGGTGCTTGGGGCTCGGTGGAGGAGGTCAATTCCCGCTCCATCGGCATCGAGATCGCCAATACCGGCGCCGAGCCCTTCCCCGAGGCGCAAATGGCGGCGCTGGAGGTGTTGCTTTCGGGCATCCTCGCGCGCTGGTCGATTCCCCCTGAACGTGTCATCGGCCACGCCTGCATGGCGCCGGGGCGCAAGATCGACCCGGGCCCGCTCTTTGACTGGTCCCGCCTCGTCACCAAGGGACTGGCGGTGCGCGCCGCGCCCACCGAGCCGGGCGATTTCCTGAAGGACGCCTGGCGCTTTGGCTACCGGGTCACGCCCGAGCAGCTCCCCGCGCTTCTCACCTCCTTCCGCGACCGTTTCCGCCCTGGCGCCAACGGCCCACTCGACGACACCGACCGCGCGCTGATGGCCGGTCTCGCGACGCGCTGGCCCGCCGCCTGA
- a CDS encoding glycosyltransferase family 2 protein, with the protein MQDTPPTSQTRRRAGGLSDLGRPISALLLEDGALDAVQALEALARSRLERNPLSRLLQAEGRVSPEQLRDTLARSHGAPALSRLTAPPSAALAGLLPPDVCLRHGALPWLRIDDGLLLAMAHPEGFARVRALLPESESRVVLALATEADIFAEVTERHAADMALQAETSLPADLSCRDLNRLPPSRAALLAISLAALLTLLFSAPTMFFGAALALAATTMLVTQLAKLAAFGAGMAPMPPVPTDPEGGPSGSPSISLIVPLHREETIAATLVQRLDRLDYPRAALEVLLVLEAEDRITRATLDAAALPPWMRIVEVPPGGVTTKPRALNYALNFARGALIGVYDAEDCPAPDQLRRLVAHFSRAPPEIGCVQGILDFYNPKANWLSRCFTLEYASWFRILLPGFARLGFAIPLGGTTVFFRREALDRVGGWDAHNVTEDADLGIRLARFGYRTELLPLVTLEEANCRLWPWIRQRSRWLKGYLITWRVHMRHPRRCLRELGAWRMLGLQLIFLAALLQLLLAPLLWGFWLYQLGASYPALGPATANLLPALTTLLLGSEAVMLLIGLGGVLRSPHPRLLPWVPTLFLYYPLATIALYKALWETLRRPFYWDKTTHGHSAPDHAGTDAPTGDP; encoded by the coding sequence ATGCAAGACACGCCTCCGACGTCCCAGACTCGCCGGCGCGCCGGTGGGCTGTCCGATCTTGGCCGTCCGATATCCGCGCTCCTCCTCGAGGACGGGGCCTTGGACGCGGTACAGGCGCTCGAGGCACTGGCCCGCAGCCGGCTCGAGCGCAATCCCCTCTCCCGCCTGCTGCAGGCCGAGGGACGGGTCTCGCCCGAGCAGCTGCGCGACACTCTGGCGCGCAGCCACGGGGCGCCCGCGCTGTCCCGGCTGACCGCCCCGCCCTCCGCCGCGCTTGCGGGTCTGCTGCCGCCCGATGTCTGCCTGCGCCACGGCGCGCTGCCCTGGTTGCGGATTGATGACGGGCTGCTGCTTGCCATGGCGCATCCCGAGGGCTTCGCCCGGGTCCGCGCCCTGCTGCCCGAGAGCGAGAGCCGCGTTGTTCTGGCCCTCGCGACCGAGGCGGACATCTTCGCCGAGGTCACCGAGCGCCACGCCGCGGACATGGCGTTGCAAGCCGAAACCAGTCTTCCCGCCGACCTCAGCTGCCGCGACTTGAACCGGTTGCCGCCTTCGCGCGCCGCTCTGCTCGCCATTTCGCTGGCCGCGCTGCTGACGCTGCTGTTCAGCGCCCCGACAATGTTCTTTGGCGCGGCTCTCGCGCTGGCCGCGACGACGATGCTGGTCACGCAGCTTGCCAAGCTGGCCGCCTTCGGAGCCGGCATGGCCCCGATGCCCCCGGTCCCCACCGATCCGGAGGGTGGACCCTCGGGAAGCCCTTCCATTTCGCTCATTGTCCCGCTGCACCGCGAGGAAACCATCGCCGCCACGCTGGTGCAGCGGCTTGATCGGCTCGACTACCCGCGCGCCGCGCTCGAAGTGCTGTTGGTGCTCGAGGCCGAGGACAGGATCACCCGCGCCACGCTCGACGCCGCGGCGCTGCCGCCGTGGATGCGCATCGTCGAGGTGCCCCCCGGCGGCGTAACCACCAAGCCCCGCGCGCTGAACTACGCGCTCAACTTCGCCCGCGGCGCGCTCATCGGGGTCTACGACGCCGAGGATTGCCCCGCCCCGGACCAGCTGCGCCGCCTCGTCGCGCATTTCAGCCGCGCCCCGCCCGAGATCGGCTGCGTGCAGGGCATTCTCGATTTCTACAATCCCAAGGCAAACTGGCTCTCGCGCTGCTTCACCCTCGAATACGCCTCCTGGTTCCGCATCCTGCTGCCCGGCTTTGCACGGCTTGGCTTTGCGATCCCGTTGGGGGGCACCACCGTCTTCTTCCGCCGCGAGGCGCTCGACCGGGTTGGCGGTTGGGATGCGCATAACGTAACCGAAGACGCCGACCTCGGCATCCGTCTGGCCCGCTTCGGCTATCGCACCGAGCTGTTGCCGCTGGTCACCCTGGAAGAGGCCAATTGCCGGCTCTGGCCCTGGATCCGCCAGCGCTCGCGCTGGCTCAAGGGCTACCTGATCACCTGGCGGGTCCACATGCGCCATCCCCGCCGCTGCCTGCGCGAGCTGGGTGCGTGGCGGATGCTGGGGCTGCAACTCATCTTTCTCGCCGCCCTACTGCAGTTGCTGCTGGCGCCGCTGCTCTGGGGCTTCTGGCTCTATCAGCTCGGGGCGTCCTACCCGGCGCTCGGCCCCGCCACGGCCAACCTGCTGCCGGCGCTCACAACGCTGCTGCTCGGCTCCGAGGCGGTGATGCTCCTTATCGGCCTCGGCGGCGTGCTGCGCAGCCCGCATCCGCGGCTGCTGCCTTGGGTGCCGACGCTGTTCCTCTATTACCCGCTGGCCACGATCGCGCTCTACAAGGCGCTGTGGGAGACGCTGCGCCGGCCCTTCTACTGGGACAAGACCACCCACGGGCACTCGGCCCCGGACCACGCGGGCACCGATGCTCCCACGGGCGATCCGTGA
- a CDS encoding DUF2244 domain-containing protein, which produces MPYRWTPAPDDTGGELTLWPHQSLSAKGFVTFIGIFFFMALIPFYGLLGTHLLWALLPFMLAALGGIWYALRRNERDRQIVEVLTLSPQITQLLRQNPRGAAQDWQCNTYWVTAQMHETGGPVPHYVTLKGAGREVEIGAFLSEEERKTLYLELSDRLRHLARP; this is translated from the coding sequence ATGCCCTACCGGTGGACCCCAGCCCCTGACGACACGGGCGGCGAGCTGACGCTCTGGCCGCACCAGTCGCTTTCGGCCAAGGGCTTCGTCACCTTCATCGGGATTTTCTTCTTCATGGCGCTGATCCCCTTCTACGGGCTGCTCGGCACGCATCTGCTCTGGGCGCTGCTGCCCTTCATGCTCGCAGCGCTCGGCGGCATCTGGTATGCGCTGCGCCGCAACGAGCGGGACCGGCAGATCGTCGAGGTGCTGACGCTTTCGCCGCAGATCACGCAGCTGCTGCGCCAGAACCCGCGCGGCGCGGCGCAGGACTGGCAGTGCAATACCTATTGGGTCACTGCCCAGATGCACGAGACCGGCGGACCGGTGCCCCATTACGTCACGCTCAAGGGCGCGGGACGCGAGGTTGAGATCGGCGCCTTTCTGAGCGAAGAGGAGCGCAAGACGCTCTACCTCGAGCTTTCCGACCGGCTGCGGCATCTGGCGCGGCCCTGA
- the gatA gene encoding Asp-tRNA(Asn)/Glu-tRNA(Gln) amidotransferase subunit GatA, which produces MTELTKMKLAEARDALRKGDVTSVELTEACLSAIEGADALGAFVHKTPEIALEQAKAADARIKAGDAPAMCGLPIGVKDLFCTKGVPSQAASAILEGFTPEYESTVTSQLFDAGAVMLGKLNMDEFAMGSSNENTCYGPAVNPWKRTGDDTQLTPGGSSGGSASAVAADLCLAATGTDTGGSIRQPAAFTGITGIKPTYGRCSRWGIVAYASSLDQAGPMTKDVRDAAIMLQAMCGHDPKDSTSADLPVPDFEAMLTGDIRGKTIGIPKEYRVEGMPEEISKLWDEGAKMLQDAGAKVVEISLPHTKYALPAYYVIAPAEASSNLARYDGVRYGHRAKLAQGEGINDMYEKTRAEAFGLEVQRRIMVGTYVLSAGFYDAYYNRARKVRTLIKKDFEDAFAAGVDAILAPATPSSAFGIGEMKTADPVQMYLQDVFTVTLNLAGLPGVAVPTGLDSKGLPLGLQLIGRPWEEGDLLNTAYALEQAAGFVAKPAKWW; this is translated from the coding sequence ATGACCGAGCTGACCAAGATGAAACTGGCCGAGGCCCGCGACGCGCTGCGCAAGGGCGACGTGACCTCGGTGGAGCTGACCGAAGCCTGCCTTTCGGCCATCGAGGGCGCCGATGCGCTCGGCGCCTTCGTGCACAAGACCCCCGAGATCGCGCTGGAGCAGGCCAAGGCCGCCGACGCGCGGATCAAGGCGGGCGACGCGCCTGCCATGTGCGGCCTGCCGATCGGCGTGAAGGATCTCTTCTGCACCAAGGGCGTGCCGTCGCAGGCGGCTTCGGCGATCCTCGAGGGGTTCACCCCCGAGTACGAGTCGACCGTGACCAGCCAGCTCTTCGACGCCGGCGCGGTCATGCTGGGCAAGCTCAACATGGACGAGTTTGCCATGGGCAGCTCGAACGAGAACACCTGCTACGGCCCTGCGGTGAACCCGTGGAAACGGACCGGCGATGACACCCAGCTGACCCCCGGCGGCTCGTCGGGCGGCTCGGCCTCGGCGGTTGCGGCAGATCTCTGCCTTGCGGCCACCGGCACCGACACCGGCGGCTCGATCCGCCAGCCCGCCGCCTTCACCGGCATCACCGGCATCAAGCCGACCTACGGGCGCTGCTCGCGCTGGGGCATCGTCGCATACGCCAGCTCGCTCGATCAGGCCGGCCCGATGACCAAGGACGTGCGCGACGCGGCGATCATGCTGCAGGCGATGTGCGGCCACGACCCCAAGGATTCCACCTCCGCCGACCTGCCCGTGCCCGACTTCGAGGCCATGCTGACCGGCGACATCCGCGGCAAGACCATCGGCATTCCCAAGGAGTATCGCGTCGAGGGCATGCCCGAGGAGATCTCCAAGCTCTGGGACGAGGGCGCGAAGATGCTGCAGGATGCGGGCGCGAAGGTCGTCGAGATCTCGCTGCCGCACACCAAGTACGCGCTGCCGGCCTATTATGTGATCGCGCCGGCGGAAGCCTCGTCCAACCTCGCCCGCTACGACGGGGTGCGCTACGGCCACCGTGCCAAGCTGGCGCAGGGCGAGGGCATCAACGACATGTACGAGAAGACCCGCGCCGAGGCCTTCGGTCTCGAGGTTCAGCGCCGCATCATGGTCGGCACCTACGTGCTGTCGGCAGGCTTCTACGACGCCTACTACAACCGCGCCCGCAAGGTCCGCACGCTGATCAAGAAGGACTTCGAGGATGCCTTCGCCGCAGGGGTCGACGCGATCCTCGCGCCGGCCACCCCGTCGTCGGCTTTCGGCATCGGCGAGATGAAGACCGCGGACCCGGTGCAGATGTACCTGCAGGATGTTTTCACCGTCACGCTGAACCTTGCCGGGCTTCCGGGCGTTGCTGTTCCGACCGGGCTGGACTCCAAGGGCCTGCCGCTCGGACTTCAGTTGATCGGCCGTCCGTGGGAGGAAGGTGATCTTCTGAACACCGCCTACGCGCTGGAACAAGCCGCCGGGTTTGTGGCAAAACCGGCGAAATGGTGGTAA
- a CDS encoding GatB/YqeY domain-containing protein, translating into MDLRERIKAATKQAMKDKDSERLSTLRLITAAVKDRDIAARAEGNDDGVEDAELLSILAKMVKQRRESARTYEEGGRLDLAEAELAEIPIIEEFLPKPLSDDEVSQAVDAAVKEVGASSIRDMGRVMGVLKTRYQGRMDFGAVGPMVKDRLAAAG; encoded by the coding sequence ATGGATTTGCGAGAACGCATCAAGGCCGCCACCAAACAGGCCATGAAAGACAAGGACTCCGAGCGGCTCTCGACGCTGCGCCTGATCACCGCAGCCGTGAAGGATCGGGACATCGCCGCCCGTGCCGAGGGCAATGACGACGGGGTCGAGGATGCGGAGCTGCTGTCGATCCTCGCCAAGATGGTGAAGCAGCGCCGCGAGAGCGCGCGCACCTACGAAGAGGGCGGGCGTCTCGACCTCGCCGAGGCGGAACTGGCCGAGATCCCGATCATCGAGGAGTTTCTCCCCAAGCCGCTGAGCGACGACGAGGTCTCGCAGGCGGTCGACGCGGCGGTCAAGGAAGTGGGCGCCAGCTCGATCCGCGATATGGGCCGGGTGATGGGCGTGCTCAAGACGCGCTATCAGGGCCGCATGGATTTCGGCGCCGTCGGGCCGATGGTCAAGGACCGGCTCGCGGCGGCCGGCTGA
- a CDS encoding GntR family transcriptional regulator, with product MSQIRTPNKDAYTLILEAIDQGVYRPGDRLVESELAERFGVSRTPIREALQRLETQSLLARDGRSLIVASLDHNQMAELYVVRTELEGLAARLAARHATEEEVQVLRDMVEDDRALLNDPAALARANRRFHRMIQLASHNRYLVQQLDLVHRSMALMATTSLAAEGRGTNALAEHAAIVDAIARRDEAAADKALREHISVAFVTRLKLDSRKTA from the coding sequence ATGAGCCAGATCCGGACGCCGAACAAGGATGCCTACACGCTGATCCTCGAGGCTATCGACCAGGGGGTGTACCGCCCCGGCGACCGGCTGGTGGAGAGCGAGCTGGCCGAGCGATTCGGTGTCTCGCGCACGCCGATCCGCGAGGCGCTGCAGCGGCTCGAGACGCAATCGCTTCTGGCGCGCGACGGGCGCTCGCTGATCGTCGCCTCGCTCGATCACAACCAGATGGCCGAGCTCTACGTGGTCCGCACCGAGCTGGAAGGTCTGGCCGCCCGGCTCGCGGCGCGCCATGCCACCGAGGAAGAGGTGCAGGTGCTGCGCGACATGGTCGAGGACGACCGAGCCCTGCTCAACGATCCGGCGGCACTGGCGCGGGCCAACCGCCGCTTCCACCGGATGATCCAGCTCGCCTCGCACAACCGCTACCTCGTGCAGCAGCTTGACCTCGTGCATCGCTCCATGGCGCTGATGGCGACGACCTCGCTGGCCGCCGAGGGGCGCGGAACGAATGCGCTGGCGGAACATGCGGCCATCGTCGATGCCATCGCCCGGCGCGACGAGGCGGCGGCAGACAAGGCGCTGCGCGAACATATCTCGGTGGCCTTCGTCACCCGCCTCAAGCTCGACAGCCGCAAGACCGCCTGA
- a CDS encoding pyrimidine 5'-nucleotidase produces MVKQYFSHVRHWVFDLDNTLYPPAVRLFDQIERKMTDVVMRVTGADKAEANTLRKRWWMDHGTTLAGLMANHQLDPEAYLTEVHDISFDALEPDPRLAELIANLPGRKIVYTNGSAPYAARVLEARGLAAAFDAIYGVEHAGYLPKPEPRAFETVFALSRTDTGTAAMFEDDPRNLAAPHAMGMRTVHVAPERGEGEHIQHHTDDLTAFLARLS; encoded by the coding sequence ATGGTAAAGCAGTATTTCTCCCACGTGCGCCACTGGGTCTTCGACCTCGACAACACGCTCTATCCGCCGGCCGTGCGGCTCTTCGACCAGATCGAGCGCAAGATGACCGACGTGGTCATGCGGGTGACGGGCGCCGACAAGGCCGAGGCCAACACCCTGCGCAAGCGCTGGTGGATGGATCACGGCACGACGCTGGCCGGGCTGATGGCAAACCACCAGCTCGACCCCGAAGCCTATCTGACCGAGGTGCATGACATCTCCTTCGACGCACTCGAGCCCGACCCGCGCCTTGCCGAGCTGATCGCGAACCTGCCGGGGCGCAAGATCGTCTACACCAACGGCAGCGCGCCCTATGCGGCGCGGGTGCTGGAAGCGCGCGGGCTCGCGGCCGCTTTCGACGCGATCTACGGCGTCGAGCACGCCGGATATCTCCCAAAGCCCGAGCCGAGGGCCTTCGAGACGGTCTTTGCCCTTTCCCGCACCGACACCGGCACCGCGGCGATGTTCGAGGACGATCCGCGTAATCTTGCCGCACCCCACGCCATGGGCATGCGCACCGTCCATGTCGCCCCCGAACGCGGAGAAGGCGAACATATCCAGCATCATACGGACGATCTGACGGCTTTCCTCGCCCGGCTTTCCTGA
- the ctaD gene encoding cytochrome c oxidase subunit I — MADAAIHGHEHEDDRGFFTRWFMSTNHKDIGILYLITAAFVGLISVAFTVYMRLELMSPGVQFMCMEGARLFPTSVENCTPNGHLWNVMITGHGILMMFFVVIPALFGGFGNYFMPLQIGAPDMAFPRMNNLSYWLYVTGSTLAVCSVFAPGGNGQLGSGIGWVLYPPLSTTESGLSTDLAIFAVHVSGASSILGAINMITTFLNMRAPGMTLFKVPLFSWSIFVTSWLILLSLPVLAGAITMLLTDRNFGTTFFNPAGGGDPILYQHILWFFGHPEVYIVILPGFGIISHVIATFSRKPVFGYLPMVWAIIAIGALGFVVWAHHMYTVGMSLTQQSYFMLATMVIAVPTGVKVFSWIATMWGGSIEFKTPMLWAIGFLILFTMGGVTGVVLSQAGVDRAYHDTYYVVAHFHYVMSLGAVFAIFAGIYFYFPKMTGKMYPEWAGKLHFYVMFIGANLTFFPQHFLGRQGMPRRYIDYPEAFALWNHVSSWGAIISFASFLFFFWIMWHSLRKGAACTAANPWNEYADTLEWTLPSPPPEHTFEQLPKREDWDKHPAH; from the coding sequence ATGGCAGATGCAGCCATTCACGGCCACGAGCACGAGGACGACCGCGGGTTCTTCACCCGATGGTTCATGTCCACGAATCACAAGGATATCGGGATTCTCTACCTGATTACCGCGGCATTCGTGGGCCTCATCTCCGTGGCCTTCACCGTCTACATGCGCCTGGAGCTGATGAGCCCGGGCGTGCAGTTCATGTGCATGGAGGGCGCACGCCTCTTCCCGACTTCGGTCGAGAATTGTACCCCCAATGGGCATCTGTGGAACGTGATGATCACCGGCCACGGGATCCTCATGATGTTCTTCGTGGTCATCCCGGCGCTGTTCGGCGGTTTCGGCAACTACTTCATGCCGCTGCAGATCGGCGCGCCGGACATGGCCTTCCCGCGGATGAACAACCTCAGCTACTGGCTTTACGTGACCGGCTCGACCCTGGCGGTCTGCTCGGTCTTCGCCCCCGGCGGCAACGGCCAGCTCGGTTCGGGCATCGGCTGGGTTCTCTACCCGCCGCTTTCGACCACTGAGTCCGGCCTCTCGACTGACCTCGCAATCTTCGCGGTGCACGTCTCGGGTGCCAGCTCGATCCTCGGCGCGATCAACATGATCACCACCTTCCTGAACATGCGTGCCCCGGGCATGACGCTGTTCAAGGTGCCGCTGTTCTCCTGGTCGATCTTCGTGACCTCCTGGCTGATCCTGCTGTCGCTGCCGGTTCTGGCCGGCGCGATCACCATGCTGCTGACCGACCGCAACTTCGGGACGACCTTCTTCAACCCGGCGGGCGGCGGCGACCCGATCCTCTACCAGCACATCCTGTGGTTCTTCGGCCACCCGGAAGTGTACATCGTGATCCTGCCCGGATTCGGCATCATCAGCCACGTGATCGCCACCTTCTCGCGCAAGCCGGTCTTCGGCTACCTGCCGATGGTCTGGGCGATCATCGCGATCGGCGCGCTTGGTTTCGTCGTCTGGGCGCACCACATGTACACCGTGGGGATGTCGCTGACACAGCAGAGCTACTTCATGCTGGCGACGATGGTCATCGCGGTGCCGACCGGCGTGAAGGTATTCAGCTGGATCGCCACGATGTGGGGCGGCTCGATCGAGTTCAAGACGCCGATGCTCTGGGCGATCGGCTTCCTGATCCTCTTCACCATGGGCGGCGTGACCGGCGTGGTGCTGAGCCAGGCAGGCGTCGACCGTGCCTACCACGACACCTACTACGTCGTGGCGCACTTCCACTACGTGATGTCGCTGGGTGCGGTGTTCGCGATCTTCGCGGGGATCTACTTCTACTTCCCCAAGATGACCGGCAAGATGTACCCCGAATGGGCGGGCAAGCTGCACTTCTACGTCATGTTCATCGGTGCGAACCTAACCTTCTTCCCGCAGCACTTCCTGGGCCGCCAAGGCATGCCGCGCCGCTACATCGACTATCCCGAGGCATTCGCCCTCTGGAACCACGTGTCGAGCTGGGGCGCGATCATCTCCTTCGCCTCTTTCCTGTTCTTCTTCTGGATCATGTGGCACTCGCTGCGCAAAGGCGCCGCCTGCACCGCCGCGAACCCGTGGAACGAATACGCGGATACGCTGGAGTGGACCCTGCCTTCGCCGCCGCCCGAGCACACCTTCGAGCAGCTGCCGAAGCGCGAGGACTGGGACAAGCATCCCGCCCACTGA